From Drosophila suzukii chromosome 2R, CBGP_Dsuzu_IsoJpt1.0, whole genome shotgun sequence, a single genomic window includes:
- the mim gene encoding serine-rich adhesin for platelets isoform X13, producing the protein MDLSLERDSSALGSLFQQIINDMKNTSPLWEDFVAKAGKLHTCLRAAIQAIAAYLDAFQKIADAATNSRGASKEIGTALTRVCLRHKAVETRLKTFTSAIMDCLVQPLQDKIEDWKRTVATIDKDHAKEYKRCRSELKKRSSDTLRLQKKARKGQTDGLQSLMDSHMQDVTLRRAELEDVEKKSLRAAMVEERLRYCSFVHMLQPVVHEECEVMSELGHLQEAMQSIALVTKEPSVLPQASEELIHDAKASINLYPESPGGGSGSQGGGCSNSLGSRKSSVCSISSMNSSGSSNSPGHHHYPRSLSQFVTPAIRLKPGESSDSGFCSSPALTTQTSNATNQTANVSTWPPHSQDVVDTLPPTADRPHTISTAYEKGHQRPPLTVYTFQNPETIHESGSCLNNGSGPPNGQPSSGQATPATQKSPAASLSRPPLPVKPAHVRCSSLERPLSAQSNHRQGSGSNLLQRQCPSPIPAHITKELSAAHHAQQQQQQQNQQPQTPPTYVNMSELATMAALKLTNQQQQQQKPTPPPLQQQSSIDSTGSQHSNDSSGSHQLLQQQQHHQQQQHHSQPNHHSATATRSHSISSTASSLHSHPSIDSTVACGSLVGQPNHSTSTNTNTTSPSSGSSTPQNHYSPLLTNSPTSTAAGTPSGSSLGPGSSLGFVYQVSSPTPPSSEVLKITEQAAAGQDQGPVNSGAEDTDERSRASVLQKASMFEKAAAAAAVSPPAPNQSPAASSPASGGGARRSEAEQQEMDKSFEDSIQALNNLIGELDSFQREIDEGKGKPMSSIVSSNNNNTTTSSNSSSDNNNLPAISSNIEPCAISNQTNSSGCGTDISDTTSDELAGDDMDARRQDRDRDMLGASDSELSRCYVSETSSLTGGLTAGGYENPTFAHFVANANREDVVSLASDSVCLGQPRHAYVDTCSDSGSAVVVIYDHQIPNTPDIEFVKQNSEIVVLRTKDPQPQTLQLHEMRELQQLPANLAGSPDSSPDSSGGQAPATATVAPAKQRLSSFRATSEQQLQLLGRGSPQRGKATSEQAAQSRPQDQHFPAQAHPQQQDSNGSSQPVDPMRRQLPPKPTSLSIFNGPAPSVGDRPLVPRKSDFKADLDAKIRRQKQKVKQQLQQQQQQQQQQSPQPQQAPQEPQHSPQSPQTRNCNVTNNPAANVTASASASASAFTDQAHRMPNQNQIATSNHKQCKTPATMALSPSSSPRGHLPSALSSSSLSSLPLPATTSSPSNAPPSMLPASDRPPAHPYVCSNAPANPHHANSITNANATANLKPCITPRPASLSGGAAGGGSTRIARRSSINQAKPPPPVRRSSSVTPSPNASVGTFRTSSPAAGGGGGIYAQPKLVNSMSSFRTSSPSPNGHAHPLPPTQPKTNPNLIAQLNARLSGKQQQPHQQQQVEGIYGNQQAPGGESIYMRSGLSMSQPPQQQHYDAAAQAPNMRQAHSHHQQQQQQQHYTCPPPLEDPPPPPIYAAGASATMPKKMARPPTGQNAHAAHPSAYAAASATATLPKNMVQQHQRLQQQQHQQQQQQYQQPAGMGIGNGNGHLTQRPQLPLPQQKLRAAQQQHLAEQQQHQLQQQHQQRQPPIPSRHSSVQQKIFVSTNPFIQTTAVKFHSPSASPTCGSPVTGSVSGSGSLASIYATTSRGGHHHQQQQQHAHQQQLQQQQQHYYRDVAGGNSNGGNAYYNHNAHAHSQAHHSNYATSTNIEKTGSIRAKTKAEFLENLNAKLAKQGMSGRAFAVRNLINSKALMYQNPQNLSRPSAQYRRPPTYPNTSTTTNATCEDQC; encoded by the exons AATACTTCGCCACTGTGGGAGGATTTTGTGGCTAAGGCCGGAAAACTGCACACATGCTTGAG GGCCGCCATCCAGGCAATCGCCGCCTATTTGGATGCCTTCCAAAAGATAGCCGATGCGGCGACCAATTCAAGAG GAGCCTCCAAGGAGATCGGCACAGCCCTGACCCGCGTCTGCCTGCGCCACAAGGCCGTGGAGACGCGTCTGAAGACCTTCACCAGCGCCATCATGGATTGCCTGGTGCAGCCGCTGCAGGACAAGATCGAGGACTGGAAGCGCACGGTGGCCACCATCGACAAGGATCATGCCAAAGAATACAAGCGCTGTCGCAGCGAGTTGAAGAAGCGCTCCAGCGACACGCTGCGCCTGCAGAAGAAGGCTCGCAAGGGTCAGACGGATGGGTTGCAATCTTTGATGGACTCCCACATGCAGGATGTCACCCTGCGGCGGGCTGAGCTAGAGGACGTGGAGAAGAAGTCCTTGAGGGCGGCCATGGTGGAGGAGCGGCTTCGCTACTGCAGCTTCGTTCACATGCTGCAGCCGGTGGTGCACGAGGAGTGCGAGGTCATGTCCGAGTTGGGACATCTTCAG GAGGCCATGCAGTCGATCGCCCTGGTCACCAAGGAGCCCAGTGTCCTACCCCAGGCCTCCGAGGAGCTCATCCATGACGCCAAGGCCAGCATTAATCTGTATCCAGAGTCACCGGGCGGAGGTTCCGGCTCGCAGGGCGGTGGCTGCTCCAACTCGCTGGGCTCCCGAAAGAGCTCCGTGTGCTCCATCAGCAGCATGAACAGCAGCGGCTCGAGCAACTCGCCAGGACACCACCACTATCCGCGCTCCCTGTCGCAG TTTGTAACGCCCGCAATTCGCTTGAAACCTGGTGAATCCAGTGATAGTGGCTTTTGCTCATCGCCAGCTCTAACAACACAG ACTTCGAATGCAACGAATCAGACGGCAAATGTCTCCACCTGGCCGCCACATTCCCAGGACGTGGTGGACACCCTGCCACCGACCGCCGATCGTCCGCACACCATTTCGACGGCCTACGAAAAGGGTCACCAGCGCCCGCCGCTGACCGTCTACACGTTCCAGAACCCGGAGACCATACACGAGTCGGGAAGCTGCCTGAACAACGGGTCCGGTCCCCCGAATGGTCAGCCTTCCTCGGGACAGGCCACGCCGGCCACCCAGAAGTCACCGGCTGCCTCACTTAGTCGGCCACCCTTGCCAGTT AAGCCAGCCCATGTG CGCTGTTCTTCGCTGGAGCGACCGCTTTCGGCCCAGAGTAACCACCGCCAGGGAAGCGGGAGCAACCTGCTGCAGCGCCAGTGCCCCTCACCGATTCCGGCTCATATCACGAAAG AGCTGTCCGCAGCGCATCAtgcacagcagcagcagcagcagcaaaaccAGCAGCCCCAGACGCCGCCCACCTATGTGAACATGTCCGAGCTGGCCACCATGGCGGCCTTGAAGCTGACcaaccagcagcagcagcagcagaagccTACTCCGCCGCCCCTGCAGCAGCAGAGCTCCATCGACTCGACCGGCTCCCAGCATTCCAACGACTCCTCCGGCTCGCACCAGCTcctccagcagcagcagcaccatcagcaacagcagcatcaCTCGCAGCCGAATCACCACTCAGCCACCGCCACACGCTCCCATTCCATATCCTCGACGGCCTCGTCACTGCACTCGCATCCGTCGATCGACTCCACCGTCGCTTGCGGCTCTTTGGTGGGCCAGCCCAACCACAGCACCAGCACCAACACGAACACCACCTCGCCGTCCAGTGGCAGCTCCACGCCACAGAACCATTACTCGCCCCTGCTAACCAACTCCCCCACGTCCACTGCCGCAGGTACTCCGAGTGGCAGCAGTCTAGGTCCCGGATCCTCTCTGGGATTTGTCTACCAGGTCAGCTCTCCGACGCCCCCCTCCAGCGAGGTACTGAAGATCACCGAGCAGGCGGCAGCTGGACAGGATCAAGGGCCGGTGAACAGCGGAGCAGAGGATACGGATGAGCGATCGCGGGCCTCCGTTCTGCAGAAGGCCTCCATGTTCGAGAAGgcggcagcagcggcagcggtATCGCCTCCGGCTCCCAATCAGTCACCAGCAGCATCTTCTCCAGCTTCGGGAGGCGGAGCACGACGATCCGAGGCGGAGCAGCAGGAAATGG ACAAGTCTTTCGAAGATTCAATACAAGcactaaataatttaattggCGAACTAGACTCGTTCCAACGCGAGATCGATGAGGGCAAGGGCAAGCCGATGAGCAGCATAgtcagcagcaacaacaacaatacgacgaccagcagcaacagcagcagcgacaacaacaaccTGCCCGCcatcagcagcaacatcgaGCCCTGCGCCATCAGCAATCAAACAAATTCGAGCGGCTGCGGAACGGACATATCGGACACCACCTCCGACGAACTGGCTGGCGACGACATGGACGCCAGGCGGCAGGATCGGGACCGGGACATGCTGGGCGCCAGCGATTCGGAGCTGAGTCGCTGCTATGTGAGCGAGACGAGTTCGCTGACCGGTGGCCTAACGGCCGGCGGCTATGAGAATCCCACCTTCGCGCACTTTGTGGCCAATGCGAATCGGGAGGATGTCGTTTCGCTGGCCTCGGACAGCGTCTGTCTCGGTCAGCCGCGTCACGCCTACGTGGACACGTGCAGCGATAGTGGCAGTGCCGTGGTGGTGATCTATGATCATCAGATTCCCAACACCCCAGACATTGAGTTCGTGAAGCAGAACTCAGAGATCGTAGTGCTGCGGACGAAGGACCCGCAGCCGCAAACCCTGCAGCTGCACGAGATGCGCGAGCTGCAGCAGCTGCCGGCCAATCTGGCCGGTTCGCCGGACTCCTCGCCGGACTCGTCCGGTGGCCAGGCACCGGCGACAGCAACTGTGGCGCCCGCCAAGCAGCGACTCTCCTCGTTTCGGGCCACCAGtgagcagcagctgcagctcCTCGGACGCGGAAGCCCGCAAAGAGGTAAAGCAACCAGTGAGCAGGCGGCACAGAGCAGGCCACAGGACCAGCATTTCCCAGCACAGGCACATCCCCAGCAGCAGGATAGTAACGGCAGTAGCCAGCCAGTAGATCCCATGAGGCGCCAGCTGCCGCCCAAGCCCACCAGCTTGAGTATTTTCAATGGCCCCGCGCCCAGTGTGGGCGATAGGCCCCTGGTGCCCCGAAAATCGGACTTTAAGGCCGATCTAGATGCGAAAATACGCAGGCAAAAGCAGAAGGTTAAACAGcagttgcagcagcaacagcagcagcagcagcaacaatcgCCGCAGCCGCAGCAAGCACCACAAGAACCGCAACACTCACCACAGTCGCCCCAAACCAGAAACTGTAATGTCACTAATAACCCAGCCGCCAATGTTactgcatctgcatctgcatccgCATCTGCATTCACCGACCAAGCTCATAGAATGCCAAACCAAAATCAGATAGCCACATCCAATCACAAGCAATGCAAGACGCCCGCAACAATGGCTCTGTCACCATCGTCATCTCCTCGCGGCCATCTACCATCTGCATTATCATCGTCATCGCTATCGTCATTACCATTACCAGCCACCACATCATCGCCATCAAATGCTCCGCCATCGATGTTGCCCGCCAGTGACCGACCACCCGCCCATCCATATGTGTGCTCCAATGCCCCAGCCAATCCCCATCATGCCAATAGCATTACCAATGCCAATGCCACTGCCAATCTCAAGCCGTGCATTACGCCCCGGCCGGCCTCGTTGTCGG GAGGAGCAGCGGGCGGTGGCTCCACGCGCATCGCACGTCGTTCGTCCATCAACCAGGCCAAGCCACCGCCGCCAGTGAGACGCAGCTCGTCGGTGACCCCCAGTCCCAATGCCTCGGTCGGG ACGTTCCGCACTTCATCACCAGCCGCTGGCGGAGGGGGCGGCATCTACGCCCAGCCCAAGCTGGTCAACAGCATGTCCAGCTTCCGCACCAGCAGCCCCAGTCCCAACGGACACGCTCACCCACTGCCACCGACACAGCCAAAGACGAATCCGAACCTAATTGCACAGCTCAATGCACGACTCAGCGgcaagcagcagcagccgcaccagcagcagcaggtcGAGGGGATCTATGGTAACCAACAGGCGCCCGGAGGAGAGTCCATCTACATGCGGAGTGGCTTGTCCATGTCGCAGCcgccacagcagcaacactaTGACG CAGCTGCGCAAGCGCCGAACATGCGACAGGCCCATTCCCAtcatcaacagcagcagcaacagcagcactACACCTGCCCGCCTCCACTGGAGGATCCCCCACCGCCGCCCATTTACGCCGCCGGTGCATCGGCCACGATGCCCAAGAAGATGGCCCGCCCGCCCACTGGCCAAAATGCACATGCGGCCCACCCGAGCGCCTATGCGGCTGCCTCGGCCACGGCCACGCTGCCTAAGAACATGGTGCAGCAGCATCAACGGttgcagcaacagcaacatcagcagcagcagcagcaatatcAACAGCCGGCGGGCATGGGCATTGGCAATGGCAATGGTCACTTGACTCAGCGTCCGCAGTTGCCGCTGCCCCAGCAGAAGTTGCGGGctgcacagcagcaacacttggcggagcagcagcaacatcagctgcagcagcaacaccagcaacgCCAGCCGCCCATACCTTCACGCCACTCGAGTGTGCAGCAAAAGATATTCGTCTCGACGAACCCATTCATACAGACAACGGCCGTCAAGTTTCACTCGCCCTCTGCCTCGCCCACTTGCGGCTCGCCAGTAACTGGATCTGTGTCTGGATCTGGATCCCTGGCCAGCATTTATGCCACAACCTCGCGTGGAGGCCACcatcaccagcagcagcagcaacatgctcaccagcagcaactgcagcaacagcagcagcactaTTATCGCGATGTTGCTGGGGGCAACAGCAATGGCGGCAATGCCTACTATAACCACAATGCCCATGCCCATTCCCAGGCACATCATTCAA ACTATGCCACAAGCACAAATATCGAAAAGACTGGCAGCATTCGGGCCAAGACCAAGGCCGAATTCCTCGAGAATCTCAACGCGAAGCTGGCGAAGCAGGGAATGTCTGGACGAGCATTTGCCGTGCGAAATCTCATTAACAGCAAGGCCCTG ATGTATCAGAATCCGCAAAATCTATCGCGCCCCAGTGCGCAATACCGTAGACCACCCACCTATCCCAACACCAGCACGACCACCAATGCCACTTGCGAAGATCAGTGCTAA
- the mim gene encoding AT-rich interactive domain-containing protein 1A isoform X31, whose protein sequence is MDLSLERDSSALGSLFQQIINDMKNTSPLWEDFVAKAGKLHTCLRAAIQAIAAYLDAFQKIADAATNSRGASKEIGTALTRVCLRHKAVETRLKTFTSAIMDCLVQPLQDKIEDWKRTVATIDKDHAKEYKRCRSELKKRSSDTLRLQKKARKGQTDGLQSLMDSHMQDVTLRRAELEDVEKKSLRAAMVEERLRYCSFVHMLQPVVHEECEVMSELGHLQEAMQSIALVTKEPSVLPQASEELIHDAKASINLYPESPGGGSGSQGGGCSNSLGSRKSSVCSISSMNSSGSSNSPGHHHYPRSLSQFVTPAIRLKPGESSDSGFCSSPALTTQTSNATNQTANVSTWPPHSQDVVDTLPPTADRPHTISTAYEKGHQRPPLTVYTFQNPETIHESGSCLNNGSGPPNGQPSSGQATPATQKSPAASLSRPPLPVRCSSLERPLSAQSNHRQGSGSNLLQRQCPSPIPAHITKELSAAHHAQQQQQQQNQQPQTPPTYVNMSELATMAALKLTNQQQQQQKPTPPPLQQQSSIDSTGSQHSNDSSGSHQLLQQQQHHQQQQHHSQPNHHSATATRSHSISSTASSLHSHPSIDSTVACGSLVGQPNHSTSTNTNTTSPSSGSSTPQNHYSPLLTNSPTSTAAGTPSGSSLGPGSSLGFVYQVSSPTPPSSEVLKITEQAAAGQDQGPVNSGAEDTDERSRASVLQKASMFEKAAAAAAVSPPAPNQSPAASSPASGGGARRSEAEQQEMGGAAGGGSTRIARRSSINQAKPPPPVRRSSSVTPSPNASVGTFRTSSPAAGGGGGIYAQPKLVNSMSSFRTSSPSPNGHAHPLPPTQPKTNPNLIAQLNARLSGKQQQPHQQQQVEGIYGNQQAPGGESIYMRSGLSMSQPPQQQHYDDYATSTNIEKTGSIRAKTKAEFLENLNAKLAKQGMSGRAFAVRNLINSKALMYQNPQNLSRPSAQYRRPPTYPNTSTTTNATCEDQC, encoded by the exons AATACTTCGCCACTGTGGGAGGATTTTGTGGCTAAGGCCGGAAAACTGCACACATGCTTGAG GGCCGCCATCCAGGCAATCGCCGCCTATTTGGATGCCTTCCAAAAGATAGCCGATGCGGCGACCAATTCAAGAG GAGCCTCCAAGGAGATCGGCACAGCCCTGACCCGCGTCTGCCTGCGCCACAAGGCCGTGGAGACGCGTCTGAAGACCTTCACCAGCGCCATCATGGATTGCCTGGTGCAGCCGCTGCAGGACAAGATCGAGGACTGGAAGCGCACGGTGGCCACCATCGACAAGGATCATGCCAAAGAATACAAGCGCTGTCGCAGCGAGTTGAAGAAGCGCTCCAGCGACACGCTGCGCCTGCAGAAGAAGGCTCGCAAGGGTCAGACGGATGGGTTGCAATCTTTGATGGACTCCCACATGCAGGATGTCACCCTGCGGCGGGCTGAGCTAGAGGACGTGGAGAAGAAGTCCTTGAGGGCGGCCATGGTGGAGGAGCGGCTTCGCTACTGCAGCTTCGTTCACATGCTGCAGCCGGTGGTGCACGAGGAGTGCGAGGTCATGTCCGAGTTGGGACATCTTCAG GAGGCCATGCAGTCGATCGCCCTGGTCACCAAGGAGCCCAGTGTCCTACCCCAGGCCTCCGAGGAGCTCATCCATGACGCCAAGGCCAGCATTAATCTGTATCCAGAGTCACCGGGCGGAGGTTCCGGCTCGCAGGGCGGTGGCTGCTCCAACTCGCTGGGCTCCCGAAAGAGCTCCGTGTGCTCCATCAGCAGCATGAACAGCAGCGGCTCGAGCAACTCGCCAGGACACCACCACTATCCGCGCTCCCTGTCGCAG TTTGTAACGCCCGCAATTCGCTTGAAACCTGGTGAATCCAGTGATAGTGGCTTTTGCTCATCGCCAGCTCTAACAACACAG ACTTCGAATGCAACGAATCAGACGGCAAATGTCTCCACCTGGCCGCCACATTCCCAGGACGTGGTGGACACCCTGCCACCGACCGCCGATCGTCCGCACACCATTTCGACGGCCTACGAAAAGGGTCACCAGCGCCCGCCGCTGACCGTCTACACGTTCCAGAACCCGGAGACCATACACGAGTCGGGAAGCTGCCTGAACAACGGGTCCGGTCCCCCGAATGGTCAGCCTTCCTCGGGACAGGCCACGCCGGCCACCCAGAAGTCACCGGCTGCCTCACTTAGTCGGCCACCCTTGCCAGTT CGCTGTTCTTCGCTGGAGCGACCGCTTTCGGCCCAGAGTAACCACCGCCAGGGAAGCGGGAGCAACCTGCTGCAGCGCCAGTGCCCCTCACCGATTCCGGCTCATATCACGAAAG AGCTGTCCGCAGCGCATCAtgcacagcagcagcagcagcagcaaaaccAGCAGCCCCAGACGCCGCCCACCTATGTGAACATGTCCGAGCTGGCCACCATGGCGGCCTTGAAGCTGACcaaccagcagcagcagcagcagaagccTACTCCGCCGCCCCTGCAGCAGCAGAGCTCCATCGACTCGACCGGCTCCCAGCATTCCAACGACTCCTCCGGCTCGCACCAGCTcctccagcagcagcagcaccatcagcaacagcagcatcaCTCGCAGCCGAATCACCACTCAGCCACCGCCACACGCTCCCATTCCATATCCTCGACGGCCTCGTCACTGCACTCGCATCCGTCGATCGACTCCACCGTCGCTTGCGGCTCTTTGGTGGGCCAGCCCAACCACAGCACCAGCACCAACACGAACACCACCTCGCCGTCCAGTGGCAGCTCCACGCCACAGAACCATTACTCGCCCCTGCTAACCAACTCCCCCACGTCCACTGCCGCAGGTACTCCGAGTGGCAGCAGTCTAGGTCCCGGATCCTCTCTGGGATTTGTCTACCAGGTCAGCTCTCCGACGCCCCCCTCCAGCGAGGTACTGAAGATCACCGAGCAGGCGGCAGCTGGACAGGATCAAGGGCCGGTGAACAGCGGAGCAGAGGATACGGATGAGCGATCGCGGGCCTCCGTTCTGCAGAAGGCCTCCATGTTCGAGAAGgcggcagcagcggcagcggtATCGCCTCCGGCTCCCAATCAGTCACCAGCAGCATCTTCTCCAGCTTCGGGAGGCGGAGCACGACGATCCGAGGCGGAGCAGCAGGAAATGG GAGGAGCAGCGGGCGGTGGCTCCACGCGCATCGCACGTCGTTCGTCCATCAACCAGGCCAAGCCACCGCCGCCAGTGAGACGCAGCTCGTCGGTGACCCCCAGTCCCAATGCCTCGGTCGGG ACGTTCCGCACTTCATCACCAGCCGCTGGCGGAGGGGGCGGCATCTACGCCCAGCCCAAGCTGGTCAACAGCATGTCCAGCTTCCGCACCAGCAGCCCCAGTCCCAACGGACACGCTCACCCACTGCCACCGACACAGCCAAAGACGAATCCGAACCTAATTGCACAGCTCAATGCACGACTCAGCGgcaagcagcagcagccgcaccagcagcagcaggtcGAGGGGATCTATGGTAACCAACAGGCGCCCGGAGGAGAGTCCATCTACATGCGGAGTGGCTTGTCCATGTCGCAGCcgccacagcagcaacactaTGACG ACTATGCCACAAGCACAAATATCGAAAAGACTGGCAGCATTCGGGCCAAGACCAAGGCCGAATTCCTCGAGAATCTCAACGCGAAGCTGGCGAAGCAGGGAATGTCTGGACGAGCATTTGCCGTGCGAAATCTCATTAACAGCAAGGCCCTG ATGTATCAGAATCCGCAAAATCTATCGCGCCCCAGTGCGCAATACCGTAGACCACCCACCTATCCCAACACCAGCACGACCACCAATGCCACTTGCGAAGATCAGTGCTAA